The Astyanax mexicanus isolate ESR-SI-001 chromosome 14, AstMex3_surface, whole genome shotgun sequence genome window below encodes:
- the pax1a gene encoding paired box protein Pax-1a, giving the protein MEQTYGEVNQLGGVFVNGRPLPNAIRLRIVELAQLGIRPCDISRQLRVSHGCVSKILARYNETGSILPGAIGGSKPRVTTPNVVKSIREYKQGDPGIFAWEIRDRLLADGVCDKYNVPSVSSISRILRNKIGNLSQPSQYESGKQAPPQPSLSYNHLYPYSYPNAMSPSGTKMCSTPGVPVTGGHVSLSRGWPSAHTVSNILGIRAFMDPSAIAGAEGYAPKMEDWGSVNRATFSSTHGVNGLDKSSIDSDIKYPQPSSTLSSYVPPCAYSPSNQYGVYSGAAGSYVSPGPHWQAQGASLSHPSSGMAIHSGDIHSSMPFKHAAREGDRKPPSPLSKHEALNSIHGLSLPTSSS; this is encoded by the exons ATGG AGCAAACTTACGGGGAGGTGAACCAGTTAGGAGGGGTTTTTGTGAACGGACGACCTCTGCCCAACGCTATACGGCTGAGAATAGTGGAGTTAGCCCAGCTTGGGATCCGACCTTGTGACATCAGTAGACAGCTTCGCGTTTCCCATGGCTGCGTGAGCAAGATCCTTGCGAGATACAATGAAACCGGGTCGATATTACCCGGCGCTATTGGAGGGAGTAAACCGCGAGTTACAACGCCCAACGTGGTGAAAAGCATACGGGAATACAAACAAGGAGATCCAGGGATTTTCGCTTGGGAGATTCGGGACCGACTTCTAGCAGATGGAGTATGTGACAAATACAACGTGCCCTCGGTCAGCTCCATCAGTCGGATTTTACGGAACAAAATTGGAAATCTCTCTCAGCCCAGCCAGTACGAAAGTGGCAAGCAAGCACCGCCACAGCCGAGTCTTTCTTACAACCATTTATACCCGTACTCTTACCCCAATGCAATGTCCCCTTCCGGGACCAAAATGTGCAGCACCCCCGGTGTCCCAGTCACCGGCGGCCATGTGAGTTTATCCCGCGGCTGGCCTTCAGCACACACGGTCAGCAATATACTTGGCATCCGAGCTTTCATGGACCCCTCAG CTATTGCTGGCGCTGAAGGATACGCACCAAAAATGGAGGACTGGGGTAGTGTGAATAGAGCCACATTTTCCTCCACGCACGGAGTGAACGGGTTAGACAAATCGTCTATTGACTCGGACATAAAGTACCCTCAG CCTTCATCCACTCTATCTAGTTACGTTCCGCCATGCGCCTATTCACCTTCGAACCAGTATGGGGTTTATAGTGGCGCAGCAGGTAGCTATGTGAGCCCTGGGCCCCACTGGCAGGCGCAAGGGGCAAGTCTTTCCCACCCAAGCAGTGGGATGGCCATCCACTCGGGAGACATTCATTCTTCCATGCCCTTCAAACACGCTGCACGAGAAG GAGACCGAAAACCACCGAGTCCTCTAAGCAAACACGAGGCTCTGAACAGCATCCACGGACTCAGTCTTCCTACCTCATCCTCATAG